GTTTTCTATTGAAGATTGCAATTACGACAAAGTTATTATCATGACCGATGCGGATACAGATGGCGCCCACATTCAAGTGTTGCTGCTAACCTTCTTTTATCGCTATATGAAACCGTTAATTGAAGCAGGAAAAGTTTATATTGCGTTACCACCACTTTATAAAGTTTCAAAAGGTGTTGGCAAAAAGGCAGTGACAGAATATGCTTGGACAGATGAAGAATTACAACAAGTCATTCAACAAGTTGGTAAAGGCTATATGCTACAACGCTACAAAGGGTTAGGGGAGATGAATGCGGAGCAGTTGTGGGAAACCACCATGGATCCTGAAACTCGTACGTTAATTCGTGTGCGAATCGATGACGCCGCCAAGGCTGAACGTCGCGTTACCACGTTAATGGGGGATAAAGTTGAACCAAGACGTAAGTGGATTGAAAGCCACGTTCAATTTTCTTTAGAAGAAGATGGCAGTATTTTAGAAAAAAAAGCAGATGAAGAAGTATCTAGTAGTGAAATTTTTGATGAAGAAAAAGCACATGCAAAAAATGCAGATGGTGCCAAAGATAATTTTGCAGAAATCAGTTTATTTGAAGAATAGGAGGTGGCAAAGTGGAACACAATCATAATATTCAAGAATTAACACTTGAGGAAGTCATGGGCGACCGCTTTGGCCGCTATTCAAAATATATTATTCAAGAACGTGCATTACCAGATATCAGAGACGGTTTAAAACCGGTACAACGCCGGATTTTATATGCTATGAACAAAGATGGTAATACTTACGAAAAAGCCTTTCGTAAGTCAGCGAAGTCTGTCGGCAATATCATGGGGAATTACCACCCCCATGGTGACAGTAGTATTTACGAAGCCATGGTTCGGATGAGTCAAGACTGGAAACTACGAGCCATCTTAATTGAAATGCACGGTAACAACGGGAGTATGGATGGTGATCCTCCTGCGGCAATGCGTTATACAGAAGCGCGCTTATCACAATTAAGTGGTGAAATGCTAAAAGATATTGAAAAAGAAACAGTTGATATGGTTTGGAATTTTGATGATACTGAAAAAGAACCGACTGTTTTACCAGCAAAATTTCCTAACCTTTTGGTGAATGGTTCAACTGGGATTTCTGCTGGTTATGCCACCGAAATTCCAACACACAATTTAGCTGAAGTAATTAACGGTACGATTTATCTCATTGACCATCCTAATGCTAGTTTGGATAAATTAATGGAATTTATTCCGGGTCCAGATTTTCCTACTGGCGGAATTTTACAAGGTAAAGCAGAACTGAAAAAAGCTTATGAAACTGGAAAAGGCAAAGCGATTGTCCGCTCTCAAACGGAGATTGAAAAAATCAAAGGGAATAAAGAGCAGATCGTTGTGAATGAAATTCCTTATGAAGTGAATAAAGCTACCTTGGTGAAGAAAATCGATGAAATTCGTTTGGCAAAAAAAATTGACGGAATTGCTGAGGTTCGGGATGAAACAGATAGAACTGGGTTGCGAATTGTTGTAGAATTGAAAAAAGATGCCAACGCCGAGGGTATTTTAAATTATCTGTTTAAAAATACGGAACTGCAAATTAACTACAACTTTAATATGGTTGCTATTGATGAGATGCGGCCAAAACAAGTTGGATTAGTCACAATTTTGCAAAGCTATGTCAAACATCGAAGAGACGTTGTGATAAAACGGAGTCGGTTTGAGTTAGATAAAGCGCAAAAACGTCAGCATATCGTTGATGGTTTAATGAAAGCATTGTCGATTTTAGATGAAGTCATCGCCACGATTCGTGGTAGTAAAGACAAAAAAGATGCTAAAAATAATTTAATTGTAGCTCATGGCTTTACTGAAGCCCAAGCTGAAGCAATTGTTAATTTGCAATTGTATCGTCTAACCAATACAGATATTACGCAATTACAACAAGAGGCAAAAGAATTAGCTGCGTATATTACGGAATTAAAAAAGATCTTGGATGATGAGACTGAACTTTTAAGCGTGATAAAAAAAGAGCTAAAAGAAGTGAAAAAACAATATGGACAGCCGCGGCTAACGCAAATTGAAGCGGAAATTAAAGAGCTGAAAATTGAGACAGAGGTTTTAGTCGCTCAAGAAGATGTTATTGTTTCTGTTACCCATGAAGGATATATCAAACGCAGTAGTCTGCGTTCTTATGCAGCTTCTAAACCAGAAGAGCTGGGAATGAAAGATGGGGACTTTGTGTTATATACAGGTGAGGTCAACACTTTGGACCATATACTGCTAATTACTAACAAAGGAAATGTTATTTATCGTCCAGTTCATGAACTACCTGATTTACGTTGGAAAGAAATTGGGGAACATATTTCGCAAACGATGTTGAATATGGCAGTGGATGAGGCGATTATTGCCGTTTATCCTTACAAGCAAATAGATCCGGCTAAAAACTTTGTTGTGATAACAAAAAATGGTTTTATTAAGCAGACGAAAATGTCGGAATTTGAGCCATGGCGAACTTATAAGAGTCGTCCGTTAGCGATTGTGAAATTCAAAGATGCTGATGATGTTATAACAGATGTCTTTTTAGTCGATGAAAACGATACGTTAGATGTTTTTCTAGTAAGTCATCGTGGTTTTGGTTTACGCTATCCACTAAGCGAGGTACCACTAGTAGGTCCAAAAGCTGCTGGCGTTAAGTCAATTAATTTAAAAGCCGAGGATTTTGTAGTAAACGGCTTGTTGGTATATCCGATGGGGGATAATCCGGTAGTTATCGTAACCCAAAGAGGTGGCGTGAAACGAATGCTAGCTCAAGAGTTAAATCAATTAGGCCGAGCTAAGCGTGGCTTAATGGTGCTAAGAGAACTTAAAAATAATCCTCATCGCATCATTTATATGGGTGATGGTGTGGATCAAACATTGTTATTAACCAATCAAAAAGGGCAACAAACAGAAATTGACGTCAAGGATTTTAATATTTCTGATCGAACTTCAAATGGTTCATTTGTTATGGATGAAAAAAATGGCGGGCAAGTAATCGATGTTAAAGAAATTAAACAGCCGGTTGTTGTCAAAAATTAATCTGTTATAATAGTTGTATTTAAAAAGCATTTCTGTGTTAATACAGAAATGCTTTTTTGTGAGCATGAAGAAGAGTGAAAGGGCTTATTTAACAAAATAATAAGATGTTTACATATGGGGTAATCATTGATTTAATGGGGTTTATAAGGACGTTCATAAGATAACGAGGTGAATAGTTCATCTACACACAAGAAAATGCTTGCAAAGTCAAAGTGATGTGTTATACTGTGTTCGTAAAGCTGTTACATAAGTATAGCTAATTTTTAAGGAGGTCCATTCAATGGAACAATGGAACGGATTTAAAGGCAAAGCTTGGCAAAACGAAGTTAACGTACGTGATTTTATCCAAGCAAACTACACACAATTTGACGGCACAGATGAATTTCTAGCTGGCCCAACAGAAGCTACCACAAAACTTTGGGATCAAGTAATGGAATTAAACAAACAAGAACGCGACAACGGTGGCGTTTTAGACATGGACACAAAAGTAGTTTCAACGATTACTTCTCATGGTCCTGGTTATTTAAATAAAGATTTAGAAACAGTGGTTGGTTTCCAAACAGACAAACCTTTCAAACGTGGTTTACAACCATTCGGTGGAATTCGTATGTCTGAACAAGCCGCTGAAGAATACGGTTTTGAAATCGATCCTGAAATTTCACATATCTTCCGCGACTACCGCAAAACTCATAACCAAGGGGTCTTTGATGCATATACACCAGAAATGCGCGCAGCACGCCGCTCAGGTGTCATTACTGGTTTACCAGATGCCTATGGCCGTGGCCGTATTATCGGCGACTACCGTCGGATTGCATTATACGGGGTGGACTTTTTAATTAAAGAAAAACAAAAAGATTTAGCCAACTGTGGGAACGGTACAATGTCAGAAGACATCATCCGTCAACGGGAAGAATTAAGCGAACAAATTCGTGCGTTAGCTGAATTAAAAGAATTAGGTAACATTTACGGTTTTGATATTTCACAACCTGCGACAAACGCAAAAGAAGCTTTCCAATGGTTATACTTAGGCTACTTAGCTGCAATCAAAGAACAAAATGGTGCAGCAATGTCATTGGGTCGGACATCGACTTTCTTAGACATTTATGTGGAACGCGACTTAGAAAACGGCGTGATTACAGAAGAAGAAGCACAAGAAATCGTGGATCATTTCGTTATGAAATTACGTCTTGTAAAATTCGCTCGGACACCTGAATACAATGCCCTATTTTCTGGGGATCCAACATGGGTAACAGAATCAATCGGTGGTGTGGGTGAAGACGGACGTCACATGGTAACAAAAAACAGCTTCCGTTTCTTACACACATTAGCAAACTTAGGTCCTGCGCCAGAACCAAACTTGACAGTTTTATGGTCAACACGTTTACCACACAACTTCAAAACTTTCTGTGCGAAAATGAGTATCCAAACATCTGCGATTCAATATGAAAACGATGATGTGATGCGTCCTCATTGGGGCGATGACTACGGAATCGCTTGTTGTGTATCGGCAATGCGCATTGGGAAACAAATGCAATTTTTCGGTGCTCGTGCAAACTTAGCGAAAACCTTGTTATACGCAATTAACGGTGGGGTTGATGAAAAATCAAAAGCACAAGTAGGACCAAAATATCAACCAATCACTTCTGAATATCTAGAATACGATGAAGTTTTAGCCAAATATGATGCCATGATGGACTGGATTACAGAATTGTACTTGAATACATTAAACATCATTCACTACATGCACGATAAATATTCTTACGAACGGATTGAAATGGCATTACAAGATACAGATATCCTACGCACAATGGCAACTGGTATTGCTGGTTTCTCTGTTGCAGTTGACTCATTATCTGCCATTAAATATGCCAAAGTGAAAACAGTTCGTGATGAAAATGGAATCGTAGAAGACTACGTGATTGAAGGCGACTATCCTAAATACGGCAATAACGATGATCGCGTGGATGAAATCGCGGTGAACTTATTGAAAACCTTCATGACGAAAGTAAAACGTAACAAAACTTACCGTGATGCAAAACACACCACATCTATTCTTACAATCACATCCAATGTGGTTTATGGGAAGAAAACAGGGAATACACCAGACGGACGTCGTGCGGGCCAACCATTTGCGCCAGGGGCTAACCCAATGCATGGACGCGACACACATGGTGCGTTAGCAAGCTTGTCTTCAGTTGCGAAAATTCCTTACGACTATTCATTAGATGGTATTTCAAATACGTTTTCTATCGTACCAAAAGCCTTAGGTCGTGACGAAGCAACCCAAGAAGAAAACTTAGCAACCATGTTAGACGGATATGCAACAAAAGGTGGTCACCACTTGAACATTAACGTCTTCAACCGGGATACCTTGTTAGATGCGCAAGCACATCCAGAAAAATACCCACAATTAACAATTCGGGTATCTGGTTATGCCGTAAACTTCATTAAGTTAACGAAAGAACAACAAGATGACGTTATTGCACGGACAATGCACGAATCTATGTAATTTCAATTTTAAACGTACTACAAGGTGGCGGATGGGAAACTATCCGTCACTTTTTATTTTTGCTTGTCCTCTTCTTCACAAAAAACGTAGTGAAAAAGAGGCTGGAATTGCGGCATAAAAAATTTCTAGCCTCTTTTTTGAGACGTTTGTTTCAAGTATTTCATATACGAAAGGAAGTCATAAGCATGACTGTGACAGGTCGTATTCATTCAACCGAAAGTTTTGGTTCCGTTGATGGACCAGGCATTCGCTTTATCGTTTTTACCCAAGGCTGTCGGATGCGGTGTGAGTTTTGCCATAATCCGGATACTTGGAAAATTGGCAGTGGTAAAGAGCGTACAGCAGATGATGTTTTAGAAGAAGCCTTAAAATATAAAGAATTTTGGGGAGAAAAAGGCGGAATCACAGTAAGTGGTGGAGAACCGTTGTTACAACTTGATTTTTTAATTGATTTGTTCAAAAAAGCCAAAGCGGCTGGGGTTCATACGACCATTGATACCTGTGGGCAACCTTTTACCAGAGAAGAACCTTTCTTTTCAAAATTCAATACTTTAATGGAATATACGGATTTATTGTTGTTTGATATTAAACATATCGACAATGATGCCCATAAAAAACTGACCAAACAAGCCAATACCCCTATTTTGGAAATGGCCAAATATTTATCTGAAATAAATAAACCGGTCTGGATTCGTCACGTATTGGTTCCTTATCGCAGTGACTATGATGCGTATTTGATCCGCTTAGATAACTTTATTAAGACGTTGCAAAATGTCGATAAGGTTGAGATTTTACCCTATCACACGATGGGCAAGTACAAGTGGCAAGAATTGGGTTTAAAATATCCATTAGAAGGAATTGAACCACCGACTGAAAATCGTGTTAAAAATGCAAAAGAACTATTGCATACAGATGAATATATGAAGTACTTAACGCGCTAAAAATTAACAGGAAAGATGCATTTATGATTGAATCTTTCCTGTTTTTTGCTATCATAAAGAAGAATGTAAAACCTATGATTACTAAAGGAGTGTCCCACATGTCAAAAATTTTAGTTTTTGGTCATCAAAACCCAGATACTGATGCAATTGGCGCAGCAATTGCATTTGCCCACTTGCAAAATACATTGCGTGATGAAGAAGTTGAGGCAGTTGCGTTAGGTACACCAAGTGAAGAAACTCAGTACGCTTTGGATCACTTTGGTCTAACTGCACCTCGCGTAATTTCAAATGTAAAAGATGATACAGAAAACGTTATGTTAGTTGACCACAATGAATTTCAACAAAGTGCTGCTGATATTGCAGAGGCAAATATCTTAGCGGTTGTTGACCACCATCGGATTGCAAACTTTGAAACTGCTAATCCATTGTACTACCGTGCTGAACCAGTGGGTTGTACGAGTACAATTGTTTTGAAATTGTATAAAGAAGCACAAGTAGAAATTCCAAAAGCTGTTGCAGGTATGATGCTTTCTGCAATTATCTCAGATACGTTGTTATTCAAATCACCAACTTGCACGCCTGAAGATGTTGCTGCGGCAAAAGAACTTGCAGCTATTTGTGAAACAGACTATGAGGCATATGGCTTAGAGATGCTAAAAGCTGGGACAAACTTAAGCGATAAATCAGCTAGCGTTTTATTAGACCTTGATGCTAAAAGTTTCCCAATGGGCGATAAAAACATCCGAATTGGTCAAGTTAATACCGTTGATTTAAAGGAAGTTTTTGATCGTCAAAAAGAATTAGAAGCCGCAATGGAAGTTGAAAATGAAAAAAATGGTTATGATCTATTTGTCTTAATTGTTACCAATATTTTAGATAGTGATTCTGAGTTACTTGTTATTGGTGAACCTAAGGATAAAGTAGAGGCAGCTTTTAATACAAAATTAGAAAATAATCGTGCGCTGCTAAAAGGTGTGGTTTCACGCAAAAAACAAGTTGTACCACAACTAACAGAGGCGTTTGCCTAAAAATAGGAACTATTAGAATGATATCCGAGCAAAAGCGGTCGCATCACTTTTTTATGGTAGTGATTGGTGCTTGTTCGGGTATTTTTCTTTAATGATATTTTTAAAGATTGGAATTATGTGAATATGAAATTTTATTATGGCGGTAATCACAAAGAAGCATATCAAAATCTGGCTCACAAGCCCACCTTTCAACAGCTTTGTCACTATCTCTTTCAACATGAAGCTGCTATTTTGCGTGATTTAAAAAAAGAGATTACCAATCATGATCTTGAAAAAACGATTGATACAGCAATAAAATTGCAATTAATAGTACGAAAAGATAGGCGCTATCGACTGCTTTTTCCTGTTGTTACACCAGCATTAGTTGCTAATATTCAGGAGGAAAAAACATTTCAGTTAGCTTTACAAACGTTAAAAAAAGAAAGTGATCAGAACGTATTGACGGCGTTAAATTATTTTAACAATCTTTTAGAACAAGATTATTTTTATGGGGTTACGGACGCGATTTCATTTGCAACTGCTACAAAACTAGAAAATGAGAAATTGCACTTAATAAGTTGTCAGTTAAAAGATCAGACGACTACATTGCCTGGCTATTTTAATGCTTTAAAGAAAAGTGAGTTGACAGAAGAAAACTCTTTATATGCCTTGTTAGGTGATGTGGAGCTAAATTATGCTCTTGATCAATTTTCTTATATTATTCAAAGGACTTATCAAAAGAAGAAAGTGCGTCCGTCTATTTTTAGGCAAGCACTAGTCATGACCGATATTTTAGCGATTGATGACAGTGACAATTTACAGCTGGCAGTACCAATTTTTGATCATTATGGTGAACAGGTAATTTCTTTAGCCGATGATGTTTTTAAATGGCAGTTATTATTTACACGGTTTTTGGATTTTAAAGAAATAGATTTTTTACAATTTATTATTCTTAAAGGATAATGATGAAAATAAGATGAGAAAACAAATTTATTTTATTTGTAACAAAAAATACTTATTTGTTTTTTTAAAGCTAATTAAATCGCAATAGACGCGAAGATAATCCTAAAATGTTACGTTAATATTTTATATTATTGATTTTTTTACACCTAACAGAATTACCCGATTAATTTAAATATCTTTAAATTAAAAAATAATAATAATATATGTTGAATTTCTAATAATAAGATGATATTATTATTATAGAATGAATCAGGGGGGCTTCTGGATGGAGAAGATCAAAAAAGAGTATGTAAAAAGTAAACCGGTAGTAAGTGGTTCGATGATTCAATTTATTTCGATGGCAGAAGTAGAGGCTGCACGAGCTGAATTGAAAGCTAATCAAATTGATGAAAATCATTTTTCTGACGGTGAAATCATTTTAGCGATTCAGCAAAAACAAGAGCTTGGCGCACAGACAATTGTTCCGATCGTGGTTGATTGGTTGGTGGAAAATAACTTTATCGTAACTGGGGCACAGGCGGTTAAATATTTATTAGATAATGCGAAGTATGACAACCAACCGTGCTTATACAAAGTTGTAGGAGAATTAGATTTTGATGCCAATGGAAAGTTCTATCTAATCGTGGCAACAAGTCCAAAACGCAAAGTTGAATCTTTATATAAAGTTTATACAAATGGTGTCATAAAAGAGTTGTGGGTAGAAAAATAGAGTTATTAGGAAGTGAGCAATCGCTTCTTTTTTTTTGTAATTTTTTATTCTTTTTCAGCTTAGTATTAGAATTCTACCTGATAT
The DNA window shown above is from Enterococcus montenegrensis and carries:
- a CDS encoding manganese-dependent inorganic pyrophosphatase gives rise to the protein MSKILVFGHQNPDTDAIGAAIAFAHLQNTLRDEEVEAVALGTPSEETQYALDHFGLTAPRVISNVKDDTENVMLVDHNEFQQSAADIAEANILAVVDHHRIANFETANPLYYRAEPVGCTSTIVLKLYKEAQVEIPKAVAGMMLSAIISDTLLFKSPTCTPEDVAAAKELAAICETDYEAYGLEMLKAGTNLSDKSASVLLDLDAKSFPMGDKNIRIGQVNTVDLKEVFDRQKELEAAMEVENEKNGYDLFVLIVTNILDSDSELLVIGEPKDKVEAAFNTKLENNRALLKGVVSRKKQVVPQLTEAFA
- the pflB gene encoding formate C-acetyltransferase; amino-acid sequence: MEQWNGFKGKAWQNEVNVRDFIQANYTQFDGTDEFLAGPTEATTKLWDQVMELNKQERDNGGVLDMDTKVVSTITSHGPGYLNKDLETVVGFQTDKPFKRGLQPFGGIRMSEQAAEEYGFEIDPEISHIFRDYRKTHNQGVFDAYTPEMRAARRSGVITGLPDAYGRGRIIGDYRRIALYGVDFLIKEKQKDLANCGNGTMSEDIIRQREELSEQIRALAELKELGNIYGFDISQPATNAKEAFQWLYLGYLAAIKEQNGAAMSLGRTSTFLDIYVERDLENGVITEEEAQEIVDHFVMKLRLVKFARTPEYNALFSGDPTWVTESIGGVGEDGRHMVTKNSFRFLHTLANLGPAPEPNLTVLWSTRLPHNFKTFCAKMSIQTSAIQYENDDVMRPHWGDDYGIACCVSAMRIGKQMQFFGARANLAKTLLYAINGGVDEKSKAQVGPKYQPITSEYLEYDEVLAKYDAMMDWITELYLNTLNIIHYMHDKYSYERIEMALQDTDILRTMATGIAGFSVAVDSLSAIKYAKVKTVRDENGIVEDYVIEGDYPKYGNNDDRVDEIAVNLLKTFMTKVKRNKTYRDAKHTTSILTITSNVVYGKKTGNTPDGRRAGQPFAPGANPMHGRDTHGALASLSSVAKIPYDYSLDGISNTFSIVPKALGRDEATQEENLATMLDGYATKGGHHLNINVFNRDTLLDAQAHPEKYPQLTIRVSGYAVNFIKLTKEQQDDVIARTMHESM
- the pflA gene encoding pyruvate formate-lyase-activating protein, yielding MTVTGRIHSTESFGSVDGPGIRFIVFTQGCRMRCEFCHNPDTWKIGSGKERTADDVLEEALKYKEFWGEKGGITVSGGEPLLQLDFLIDLFKKAKAAGVHTTIDTCGQPFTREEPFFSKFNTLMEYTDLLLFDIKHIDNDAHKKLTKQANTPILEMAKYLSEINKPVWIRHVLVPYRSDYDAYLIRLDNFIKTLQNVDKVEILPYHTMGKYKWQELGLKYPLEGIEPPTENRVKNAKELLHTDEYMKYLTR
- a CDS encoding DUF1803 domain-containing protein, with the protein product MKFYYGGNHKEAYQNLAHKPTFQQLCHYLFQHEAAILRDLKKEITNHDLEKTIDTAIKLQLIVRKDRRYRLLFPVVTPALVANIQEEKTFQLALQTLKKESDQNVLTALNYFNNLLEQDYFYGVTDAISFATATKLENEKLHLISCQLKDQTTTLPGYFNALKKSELTEENSLYALLGDVELNYALDQFSYIIQRTYQKKKVRPSIFRQALVMTDILAIDDSDNLQLAVPIFDHYGEQVISLADDVFKWQLLFTRFLDFKEIDFLQFIILKG
- the parC gene encoding DNA topoisomerase IV subunit A → MEHNHNIQELTLEEVMGDRFGRYSKYIIQERALPDIRDGLKPVQRRILYAMNKDGNTYEKAFRKSAKSVGNIMGNYHPHGDSSIYEAMVRMSQDWKLRAILIEMHGNNGSMDGDPPAAMRYTEARLSQLSGEMLKDIEKETVDMVWNFDDTEKEPTVLPAKFPNLLVNGSTGISAGYATEIPTHNLAEVINGTIYLIDHPNASLDKLMEFIPGPDFPTGGILQGKAELKKAYETGKGKAIVRSQTEIEKIKGNKEQIVVNEIPYEVNKATLVKKIDEIRLAKKIDGIAEVRDETDRTGLRIVVELKKDANAEGILNYLFKNTELQINYNFNMVAIDEMRPKQVGLVTILQSYVKHRRDVVIKRSRFELDKAQKRQHIVDGLMKALSILDEVIATIRGSKDKKDAKNNLIVAHGFTEAQAEAIVNLQLYRLTNTDITQLQQEAKELAAYITELKKILDDETELLSVIKKELKEVKKQYGQPRLTQIEAEIKELKIETEVLVAQEDVIVSVTHEGYIKRSSLRSYAASKPEELGMKDGDFVLYTGEVNTLDHILLITNKGNVIYRPVHELPDLRWKEIGEHISQTMLNMAVDEAIIAVYPYKQIDPAKNFVVITKNGFIKQTKMSEFEPWRTYKSRPLAIVKFKDADDVITDVFLVDENDTLDVFLVSHRGFGLRYPLSEVPLVGPKAAGVKSINLKAEDFVVNGLLVYPMGDNPVVIVTQRGGVKRMLAQELNQLGRAKRGLMVLRELKNNPHRIIYMGDGVDQTLLLTNQKGQQTEIDVKDFNISDRTSNGSFVMDEKNGGQVIDVKEIKQPVVVKN